From Rudanella lutea DSM 19387, a single genomic window includes:
- a CDS encoding endonuclease/exonuclease/phosphatase family protein, whose amino-acid sequence MKSIFFVLACSLLMIHQSSAQKNAPIRVASYNLRYNTPNDGVNAWPNRKEMVKGLIRYHGFELFGVQEALRGQMNDLLELNDFAYLGKGRDDGKEAGEHSAIFYKKDRFKVLDSGDFWLSETPDKPGKGWDATCCNRICSWAKFKDLTTKKDFFFFSVHFDHQGVVARRESGKLMVQKIKEIAKNAPVICVGDLNSTPETEQVKTIETLLNDTYRVTATPPYGPVGTFNAFKFDAPMKQRIDYIFVSKDIAVNNYAVLTDALEQRYPSDHQPVVATVVLK is encoded by the coding sequence ATGAAGTCCATTTTTTTTGTGCTGGCCTGTAGCCTGTTGATGATCCACCAAAGCTCGGCCCAGAAAAATGCCCCCATCCGGGTGGCCTCGTACAACCTGCGGTACAACACGCCCAACGATGGCGTCAATGCCTGGCCTAACCGTAAAGAGATGGTGAAGGGCCTGATTCGGTACCACGGCTTTGAGTTGTTTGGCGTGCAGGAAGCCCTGCGTGGGCAGATGAATGACCTGCTTGAGCTGAACGATTTTGCGTATCTGGGTAAAGGCCGCGACGATGGCAAAGAAGCGGGCGAGCACTCGGCTATTTTTTACAAAAAGGACCGCTTTAAGGTGCTCGATTCGGGTGATTTCTGGCTCAGCGAAACCCCCGATAAGCCCGGTAAAGGCTGGGATGCTACCTGCTGTAACCGCATTTGTTCGTGGGCGAAGTTCAAAGACCTGACCACCAAGAAAGACTTCTTCTTTTTTAGTGTACATTTCGACCATCAGGGCGTGGTGGCCCGGCGCGAATCGGGTAAGCTGATGGTGCAGAAGATCAAAGAGATCGCTAAAAACGCCCCCGTCATTTGTGTGGGTGACCTCAATTCAACGCCTGAAACCGAGCAGGTTAAAACCATTGAAACCTTGCTCAACGATACCTACCGCGTAACGGCTACTCCGCCCTATGGCCCGGTAGGTACATTCAACGCGTTTAAGTTTGATGCGCCCATGAAGCAGCGTATCGACTATATTTTTGTGAGTAAAGACATCGCCGTGAACAACTACGCGGTACTGACCGATGCCCTTGAGCAACGGTATCCCTCAGACCACCAGCCTGTTGTGGCAACTGTTGTGCTGAAGTAA
- a CDS encoding DUF4926 domain-containing protein: MKWPLYKQHALLKDFPEEGLKKGDVVTTVEFLEARRDLPNAYYVEAFNAVGNTIAVFIVEEEALEALTEHDVLTKRTLETV, translated from the coding sequence ATGAAGTGGCCACTATACAAGCAGCACGCCCTGCTGAAGGATTTTCCAGAGGAAGGCCTTAAGAAAGGGGACGTTGTGACGACAGTTGAGTTTTTAGAAGCCCGGCGCGACTTGCCCAATGCTTATTACGTAGAAGCTTTTAACGCCGTTGGCAACACGATTGCCGTGTTTATCGTGGAGGAAGAGGCTCTCGAAGCGCTTACCGAACACGATGTGCTAACCAAGCGAACCTTAGAAACTGTTTAA
- a CDS encoding DUF6883 domain-containing protein: protein MRLEPPLRVDIRKLTHYLLVRLEQDDKSNYLSLAGYEQLSWKQLEQDLFRLVQSTDAVLERTNGYGTLYSVTGYLTGPNGRSILVKTIWMRDDDEELTKFITLYPPK from the coding sequence ATGAGGTTGGAGCCTCCTCTTCGAGTTGATATTCGAAAGCTGACCCACTACTTACTGGTGCGGTTGGAACAAGATGACAAGTCGAACTACCTCAGTTTAGCTGGCTACGAGCAACTTAGTTGGAAACAGCTCGAACAAGACCTATTCAGATTAGTACAAAGCACCGATGCTGTGCTGGAGCGCACAAATGGGTATGGCACCCTGTATAGTGTCACAGGATATCTAACTGGCCCAAACGGGCGGTCAATTCTGGTGAAGACAATCTGGATGCGGGATGATGACGAGGAATTAACTAAATTTATTACGTTATATCCTCCAAAATGA
- a CDS encoding 3-keto-disaccharide hydrolase encodes MFLLRRIVLSALLLCSVLSFAWAQPKPSPKDWESLFNGKDLTGWDIKIAGHSLNDNYLNTFRVENGMLRIAYDQYQKFDGKYGHIYYNKPYSHYILRFTYRFVGNQTPGGAAWNVRNSGVMVHSQSAKSLTLKQDFPVSLEIQMLGGLGKGPRHTANLCTPGTQVYMNGKLNPAHCIDSDSKTYDGDGWVTIDAVVLGDSVVHHIIEGDTVLTYNRLEVGGGFVSKDYTFLSAGIDEAGARYWMERQNTPLGSGYIALQAESHPIDFRRVELLNLKGCTDPKALNYKSYFVKSDNSQCRYANRR; translated from the coding sequence ATGTTTCTTCTCCGTCGAATCGTATTGTCAGCCCTGCTGCTGTGTAGTGTTCTATCGTTTGCGTGGGCGCAGCCCAAACCCAGCCCGAAGGATTGGGAGTCGTTATTTAATGGCAAGGATTTAACCGGTTGGGACATTAAGATTGCCGGACATTCACTCAACGACAATTACCTGAACACGTTCCGGGTCGAAAATGGAATGCTGCGCATTGCCTACGACCAATACCAGAAATTCGACGGGAAGTACGGGCACATTTATTACAACAAGCCGTACTCGCACTACATTTTGCGGTTTACCTACCGGTTTGTGGGCAATCAGACGCCCGGTGGCGCGGCCTGGAACGTCCGCAACAGTGGGGTGATGGTGCATTCGCAGTCGGCGAAGAGTCTTACGTTAAAACAGGATTTTCCGGTATCGCTCGAAATACAAATGTTGGGGGGCCTGGGAAAAGGCCCCCGGCACACAGCCAACCTCTGTACGCCCGGCACGCAGGTGTACATGAATGGTAAGCTAAATCCGGCTCATTGTATCGATTCGGACTCGAAAACCTACGACGGCGACGGTTGGGTGACGATAGATGCCGTTGTGCTGGGCGATTCGGTTGTTCACCATATTATTGAGGGTGATACGGTGCTTACCTACAATCGGCTCGAAGTGGGGGGCGGCTTTGTGAGTAAAGACTACACCTTTCTTTCGGCCGGGATCGACGAAGCCGGTGCACGCTACTGGATGGAGCGTCAGAATACCCCTCTCGGTAGCGGTTACATTGCCTTGCAGGCCGAGAGCCATCCGATTGATTTCCGGCGGGTCGAACTGCTCAATCTGAAAGGTTGCACCGACCCCAAAGCACTCAATTACAAGTCGTATTTTGTGAAATCGGATAACAGTCAGTGCCGCTATGCAAACCGACGGTAG
- a CDS encoding DUF1624 domain-containing protein, with product MQTDGSLSVSPVTGSTTGRITSIDVVRGLVMVIMALDHVRDLLHVTATDQDPTNLATTTAPLFLTRWITHLCAPTFVFLSGTSAYLSLRKRNDGVARQFLLKRGLVLILFELTIVNFAFWFEIPFRALLLQVIYAIGAGFVILSVLARFPARTLGIVGLVILFGHNLLALVTLPPNPTLGFVWALLFQTNFFQLSPDFAVLVGYPVVPWLGIMLVGFGLGPLFEKPLHERKRQLTRLGLGALLLFVGLRFLNGYGDGAPWSVQATPMFTVLSFINVSKYPPSLLYSLLMLGIALLLLAWSDGVSNTMSRVLTVYGAVPMFYYILHWYMVHLILLGLLVLQGFSLANLNPAPFSFGRPKGSGVELSWVYLVWAGVVIGLYPLCRWYGRYKAAHPEKGWLRYV from the coding sequence ATGCAAACCGACGGTAGCCTTTCTGTATCGCCCGTAACCGGAAGTACAACCGGGCGTATTACGTCCATTGATGTGGTGCGGGGTCTGGTGATGGTCATTATGGCCCTCGACCACGTGCGCGACCTGTTGCACGTGACGGCCACCGATCAGGACCCTACTAACCTGGCTACCACTACGGCCCCGCTTTTTCTGACCCGCTGGATTACGCATCTCTGCGCGCCTACGTTCGTGTTTTTGTCGGGCACATCGGCCTATCTGTCGCTGCGGAAGCGGAACGACGGAGTCGCCCGCCAATTTTTGCTGAAGCGAGGTTTGGTGCTCATCCTGTTCGAGCTGACCATAGTCAATTTTGCTTTCTGGTTCGAAATCCCGTTTCGTGCTTTGCTATTGCAGGTGATTTATGCCATCGGGGCAGGGTTTGTGATCCTGTCGGTTCTGGCCCGTTTTCCGGCCCGTACGTTGGGTATAGTCGGGTTGGTTATCCTGTTCGGGCATAACCTGTTGGCGTTGGTTACGCTGCCCCCAAACCCAACCCTTGGGTTTGTGTGGGCGTTGTTGTTTCAGACAAACTTTTTTCAACTATCCCCCGATTTTGCCGTGCTGGTCGGTTACCCGGTTGTGCCTTGGCTGGGTATTATGCTGGTTGGGTTTGGGCTGGGGCCGCTGTTCGAGAAGCCCTTACACGAGCGCAAGCGGCAACTGACGCGTCTGGGCCTGGGGGCTCTGCTCCTGTTCGTAGGACTTCGGTTCCTGAATGGTTACGGCGATGGGGCGCCCTGGTCGGTACAGGCTACCCCCATGTTTACGGTTCTGTCGTTTATCAACGTGAGCAAATACCCCCCGTCGCTTTTGTACAGCCTGCTCATGCTGGGTATTGCGCTGCTGTTGCTGGCCTGGTCCGATGGCGTGTCGAACACCATGAGTCGGGTACTCACAGTGTACGGAGCCGTACCCATGTTTTACTACATTCTGCACTGGTATATGGTGCATCTGATTTTACTGGGCTTGCTGGTGCTACAGGGCTTTTCGCTCGCGAATCTGAACCCCGCGCCGTTTTCGTTTGGGCGGCCCAAAGGGTCAGGGGTTGAGTTGAGCTGGGTGTATCTGGTTTGGGCGGGGGTGGTTATCGGGCTATATCCGCTTTGCCGGTGGTATGGCCGTTACAAGGCCGCGCACCCCGAA
- the gltB gene encoding glutamate synthase large subunit produces MSDQSDQPAQSGFSYETGLYRPEFEHDNCGIGFVADIKGRKSHQIVADALHMLHRMEHRGACGCETNTGDGAGLLIQIPHEFFVDECRRQFIQLPAADEYGVGMVYFPREARLREECRAILNRKIKKLGMELLGYRVVPTNNSDLGNGSRSAEPQMEQVFIKRPDSVTNSDDFERKLYVLRNYSSRIINETVKGVDNNFYFASLSCRTITYKGQLTTGQLAEYFPDLGREEVVSALGVVHSRFSTNTFPSWKLAQPFRYIAHNGEINTVRGNVNWMKAAETMLKSSKFTDEEMAMLLPICDHKQSDSANLDNAIELLVMSGRSLPHVMMMLIPEAWDGNTQMDPQRRAFYEYHASMMEPWDGPASISFTDGRIVGATLDRNGLRPSRYWVTDDDVVIMASEAGVLDLDPAKIVKKGRLQPGKMFVVNMEQGRIIADEELKAEICAAQPYQQWLDEYKIHISQLEAPARTYSNYGEKELLTRQKAFGFTSEDLRMILAPMVETGKEALGSMGVDVPLAVLSEQSQHLSHYFKQLFAQVTNPPIDSIRERSIMSLISFVGATYNLLSESPEYCKQVELDQPVLTTKEFDKLRFIDRHHFQAKTINTYFRADGNGKSLERALERICRYAEDAIDDGFEIIILSDRAIDSDHAPVPSLLATAAVHHHLIRRGLRGQVGILVEAGDVWETHHVATLIGYGASGVNPYMAFETIANMKEKGLLQVDYDLDKLYKNYVKAVNGELLKIFSKMGISTLQSYQGAMIFECLGLNEDVVSRYFTGTVSRIGGMGLHEIAKEILVRHRTAYPEVPSAAVQRLEVGGVYQWKQRGEKHIFNPDTIHLLQESTKRNDYGLYKKYSKLIDDQSKKAITLRGLLKFKKGQPIPVDQVEPIESIFKRFATGAMSFGSISWEAHTTLAIAMNRIGGKSNSGEGGEDELRYTPLANGDSLNSAIKQVASGRFGVTSHYLSNARELQIKMAQGAKPGEGGQLPGHKVDDWIGRTRHSTPGVGLISPPPHHDIYSIEDLAQLIFDLKNANREARISVKLVSEAGVGTIAAGVAKAHADHILIAGHDGGTGASPLSSIRHAGLPWELGLAETHQTLVRNKLRGRVTVQADGQIRTGRDLVIAALLGAEEFGVATAALVAAGCIMMRKCHLNTCPVGVATQNKELRAMFTGKPEHVVNMFTFMATEMREIMAELGFRSVDEMVGQVQVLETRDDLPHWKYKNINLTALLYKEPVSLDTALYKQEEQDHGIDTVLDRELIELAQPVLTGSKPTEPVYGEFTVNNLNRSIGTMLSNEVSKVYGGPGLPDGTIHVKMRGTAGQSFGAFSTSGLKLELEGDANDYFGKGLCGAQLIVYPDRTATFQPEENSIVGNVSFYGATSGEAFIRGMAGERFCVRNSGAKVVVEGVGDHGLEYMTGGLAVILGQTGRNFAAGMSGGVAYVWDQDGTFASKVNPEMVALEPLNAEDSTILREYIDKHFQYTTSNVALALIQDWDNKLGQFVKVLPTDFSQALASRGISLSEQIRDKNVVYQDIVVDVVGG; encoded by the coding sequence ATGTCTGACCAAAGCGACCAGCCCGCCCAAAGCGGGTTCTCCTATGAAACAGGTCTGTATCGTCCTGAATTCGAGCACGACAACTGCGGTATCGGTTTTGTAGCCGATATCAAAGGCCGCAAATCGCACCAAATTGTGGCGGATGCGCTGCACATGCTACACCGGATGGAACACCGGGGCGCGTGCGGTTGCGAAACCAACACGGGCGACGGAGCGGGTCTGCTCATTCAGATTCCACACGAATTCTTCGTGGACGAATGCCGCCGTCAATTTATCCAGCTTCCTGCCGCCGATGAGTACGGTGTGGGTATGGTGTATTTTCCCCGCGAAGCCCGGCTTCGGGAGGAGTGCCGCGCCATCCTGAACCGGAAAATCAAGAAGTTGGGCATGGAACTCCTCGGCTACCGGGTAGTGCCTACCAACAACAGCGACCTGGGTAATGGCTCGCGCTCAGCTGAGCCGCAGATGGAGCAAGTATTCATTAAACGCCCGGATAGCGTTACAAACTCAGACGATTTTGAACGGAAACTCTACGTTTTAAGAAATTACAGTTCGCGCATCATCAATGAAACGGTGAAAGGCGTCGACAATAATTTCTATTTCGCGTCGCTCTCTTGCCGGACAATCACGTACAAAGGGCAGCTGACAACCGGTCAGCTAGCCGAGTACTTCCCCGATCTCGGTCGCGAAGAAGTCGTTTCGGCGCTGGGGGTTGTGCACTCGCGCTTCTCAACCAATACATTCCCCTCGTGGAAACTGGCGCAGCCGTTCCGGTACATTGCCCACAATGGTGAAATCAACACCGTACGTGGCAACGTAAACTGGATGAAGGCCGCCGAGACGATGCTCAAGTCGTCGAAGTTTACCGACGAAGAAATGGCCATGCTGCTGCCCATCTGCGACCATAAGCAGTCGGACTCGGCGAATCTCGATAATGCCATTGAACTGCTCGTGATGAGTGGCCGCTCGTTGCCGCACGTCATGATGATGCTTATTCCCGAAGCCTGGGACGGCAACACCCAAATGGACCCACAGCGCCGGGCGTTTTACGAGTATCACGCCAGTATGATGGAGCCTTGGGATGGCCCGGCTTCAATTTCGTTCACCGACGGGCGTATTGTGGGTGCTACCCTTGACCGGAATGGTCTGCGGCCTTCGCGCTACTGGGTTACCGACGACGATGTGGTCATCATGGCGTCGGAAGCCGGTGTACTCGACCTTGACCCGGCCAAGATCGTCAAAAAAGGCCGCTTACAGCCCGGTAAGATGTTTGTGGTGAACATGGAGCAGGGCCGGATCATTGCCGATGAAGAGCTGAAAGCCGAAATCTGTGCGGCCCAGCCCTACCAGCAGTGGCTCGATGAGTATAAGATTCACATCTCCCAGCTCGAAGCGCCTGCCCGGACGTACAGCAACTACGGTGAAAAAGAGTTGTTGACCCGCCAAAAAGCATTCGGCTTTACGTCGGAAGACCTTCGGATGATTCTGGCCCCCATGGTCGAGACGGGTAAAGAAGCCCTCGGCTCCATGGGTGTCGACGTACCACTCGCCGTTTTGTCGGAGCAAAGCCAGCACCTGAGCCACTATTTCAAGCAGCTCTTTGCGCAGGTAACCAACCCCCCGATTGACTCAATCCGGGAGCGCTCTATCATGTCGCTGATCTCGTTTGTGGGTGCCACCTACAACCTGCTCTCAGAGTCGCCTGAGTATTGCAAACAGGTGGAACTGGATCAGCCGGTACTGACTACCAAAGAGTTCGACAAGCTTCGGTTTATCGACCGGCACCATTTCCAGGCCAAAACCATCAACACCTATTTCCGGGCAGATGGCAACGGTAAATCACTGGAGCGGGCCCTGGAGCGGATTTGTCGCTATGCAGAAGATGCCATCGACGACGGTTTCGAGATTATCATTCTCTCCGACCGCGCCATCGACTCCGACCATGCCCCGGTGCCGTCGCTGCTGGCTACGGCCGCCGTACACCACCACCTGATTCGTCGGGGTCTGCGCGGGCAGGTAGGGATTCTGGTCGAAGCGGGCGATGTGTGGGAAACCCACCACGTAGCCACTCTCATTGGCTACGGAGCCTCGGGTGTAAACCCCTACATGGCTTTCGAAACGATTGCCAACATGAAGGAAAAGGGCCTGTTGCAGGTAGACTACGACCTCGACAAGCTGTACAAGAACTACGTGAAGGCGGTCAACGGTGAGTTGCTGAAGATTTTCTCGAAAATGGGCATCTCAACCCTGCAATCGTACCAGGGAGCCATGATTTTCGAGTGCCTTGGCCTCAACGAAGACGTGGTGTCACGGTATTTCACGGGCACGGTTTCGCGTATTGGCGGTATGGGCCTGCACGAAATTGCCAAAGAGATTCTGGTGCGTCACCGGACGGCCTATCCAGAGGTTCCTTCGGCCGCTGTACAACGGCTCGAAGTAGGTGGTGTGTATCAGTGGAAGCAGCGGGGCGAAAAGCACATTTTCAACCCCGACACCATCCACCTGCTACAGGAGTCGACCAAGCGTAATGATTACGGTCTGTACAAAAAATACAGCAAGCTGATCGACGATCAGTCGAAGAAGGCTATTACCCTGCGCGGACTGTTGAAATTCAAGAAGGGACAGCCGATCCCGGTGGATCAGGTAGAGCCAATCGAATCTATTTTCAAGCGGTTCGCGACGGGTGCTATGTCGTTCGGGTCTATCTCCTGGGAAGCCCATACGACCTTAGCCATTGCCATGAACCGCATTGGGGGCAAGAGTAACTCAGGCGAAGGGGGCGAAGACGAACTACGCTACACCCCGCTCGCCAACGGCGACAGCCTCAACTCGGCCATCAAGCAGGTGGCTTCGGGCCGGTTTGGCGTCACGAGCCACTACCTGAGCAACGCCCGTGAGCTTCAGATCAAAATGGCGCAGGGTGCCAAGCCCGGAGAGGGTGGTCAGTTGCCCGGCCACAAGGTTGATGACTGGATCGGACGGACGCGCCACTCGACCCCCGGTGTGGGCCTTATTTCGCCCCCTCCTCACCACGATATTTACTCGATTGAGGACTTGGCCCAATTAATTTTTGACCTGAAGAACGCCAACCGTGAAGCCCGCATCAGCGTCAAGCTCGTGTCGGAAGCGGGCGTGGGTACCATTGCGGCCGGGGTTGCCAAAGCCCATGCCGACCATATCCTGATTGCGGGTCACGATGGCGGCACCGGAGCCTCTCCGCTGTCGAGTATCCGGCACGCGGGTCTGCCCTGGGAGCTGGGTCTGGCCGAAACCCATCAGACCCTGGTACGCAACAAACTGCGCGGCCGCGTAACCGTGCAGGCCGACGGACAGATTCGGACCGGTCGTGACCTGGTCATTGCCGCCCTGTTGGGTGCTGAAGAGTTTGGTGTGGCTACGGCCGCGCTCGTGGCCGCCGGTTGTATCATGATGCGGAAGTGTCACCTGAATACCTGCCCGGTGGGTGTGGCTACGCAGAATAAAGAGCTGCGCGCCATGTTTACGGGCAAGCCCGAGCACGTGGTGAACATGTTTACGTTCATGGCCACCGAAATGCGCGAAATCATGGCCGAACTGGGCTTCCGCTCGGTCGATGAGATGGTGGGTCAGGTACAGGTTCTCGAAACCCGCGACGATCTGCCCCACTGGAAATACAAAAACATAAACCTGACAGCCCTGCTGTACAAAGAGCCTGTCAGCCTCGATACTGCCCTATACAAGCAGGAAGAGCAGGATCACGGCATCGACACAGTACTCGACCGCGAACTGATCGAACTGGCGCAGCCGGTGCTGACGGGTAGCAAACCCACCGAACCCGTTTACGGCGAGTTTACGGTGAATAACCTAAACCGCTCAATTGGCACGATGCTCTCCAACGAGGTATCGAAGGTGTACGGCGGCCCCGGCCTGCCCGATGGCACCATCCACGTTAAAATGCGCGGCACGGCGGGCCAAAGCTTCGGGGCGTTCTCGACGAGCGGCCTCAAACTCGAACTCGAAGGCGATGCCAACGACTACTTCGGTAAGGGCCTGTGTGGGGCGCAACTGATTGTGTACCCCGATCGGACGGCAACGTTCCAGCCCGAAGAAAACAGCATCGTGGGTAACGTTTCGTTCTACGGGGCTACCTCAGGCGAAGCGTTTATCCGGGGTATGGCCGGCGAGCGGTTCTGCGTTCGAAACTCAGGTGCCAAAGTAGTTGTAGAGGGCGTGGGCGACCACGGTCTTGAGTACATGACGGGTGGTTTGGCCGTAATTCTGGGTCAGACAGGGCGCAACTTTGCCGCCGGTATGTCGGGCGGGGTAGCATACGTCTGGGATCAGGACGGCACGTTTGCGAGCAAGGTAAACCCCGAAATGGTGGCTCTTGAGCCACTTAACGCTGAAGATTCGACCATTCTGCGCGAGTACATCGATAAGCACTTCCAGTACACCACCAGCAACGTGGCTCTGGCCCTGATTCAGGACTGGGACAATAAACTGGGTCAGTTTGTGAAGGTGCTGCCCACCGATTTCAGTCAGGCACTGGCAAGCCGGGGTATCTCGCTTTCGGAGCAGATCCGCGACAAAAACGTCGTCTATCAGGACATTGTCGTCGATGTAGTTGGCGGGTAA
- a CDS encoding glutamate synthase subunit beta, protein MGKPTGFLEFSRELPAKRPVQERIHDYQEIDTPFSEALTQKQAARCMDCGTPFCHSGCPLGNIIPEFNDAVYEQNWQYAYEILSTTNNFPEFTGRICPAPCESSCVLGINKPPVAIEFIEKSIIEVAYANGYVKPNPPKKRTGKTVAVIGSGPAGLAAAAQLNKAGHTVTVFERADQIGGLLRYGIPDFKLDKAVIDRRLAVMEAEGITFRTGVNVGVDLKASELLDGFDLVLLAGGSTVPRDLPIPGRNLKGIYPAMEFLSQQNKRVANRPLEVDHRGAVYANGDLQATGKNVVVIGGGDTGSDCVGTSNRHGAASITQIELLPMPPKDRAESTPWPNWPMMLRTSTSHEEGCERQWSINTKAFIGDENGNLKALQLVNLEWKNENGRMQMVEVPGSEREIPCELALLAAGFLHPQQEGLLADLGVELDERGNVKANNYQTSIPNVFAAGDMRRGQSLVVWAISEGREAARAADTFLMGESLLEAKAESMLAAV, encoded by the coding sequence ATGGGAAAGCCCACAGGATTTTTAGAATTTTCGCGTGAACTGCCCGCCAAGCGGCCGGTTCAGGAACGCATACATGATTACCAGGAAATTGATACCCCATTCAGCGAAGCCCTGACCCAAAAACAGGCGGCCCGCTGCATGGATTGCGGTACGCCATTTTGCCACAGCGGCTGCCCGCTGGGCAATATCATTCCGGAGTTCAACGACGCCGTGTATGAGCAAAACTGGCAGTACGCGTATGAGATTCTGAGCACAACCAACAACTTCCCGGAGTTTACAGGGCGTATTTGCCCGGCACCCTGCGAGTCGTCGTGCGTGCTTGGTATCAACAAGCCCCCCGTAGCCATTGAGTTTATCGAAAAGTCGATTATCGAGGTGGCCTATGCCAACGGGTATGTAAAGCCAAACCCGCCCAAAAAGCGGACCGGCAAAACCGTGGCGGTAATAGGCTCAGGACCGGCGGGCCTCGCGGCTGCGGCACAGCTCAACAAAGCCGGCCACACGGTTACAGTGTTTGAGCGGGCCGATCAGATTGGTGGTTTGCTCCGCTACGGCATTCCCGATTTCAAACTCGACAAAGCCGTGATTGACCGCCGTTTGGCCGTGATGGAAGCCGAAGGTATCACCTTCCGGACGGGCGTCAACGTAGGTGTTGATCTCAAAGCATCGGAACTACTCGATGGGTTTGATCTGGTCTTACTGGCGGGCGGCTCTACCGTTCCGCGCGACTTACCGATTCCGGGCCGCAACCTCAAGGGGATTTACCCGGCCATGGAGTTTTTAAGCCAGCAAAACAAGCGCGTGGCCAACCGGCCGCTCGAAGTTGACCACCGGGGGGCTGTATACGCCAACGGCGATTTGCAGGCAACGGGCAAGAACGTGGTAGTCATCGGTGGGGGCGATACAGGCTCCGACTGTGTGGGTACCTCCAACCGGCACGGTGCAGCGTCTATCACGCAAATTGAGCTGCTGCCCATGCCGCCAAAAGACCGCGCCGAAAGTACCCCCTGGCCCAACTGGCCCATGATGCTCCGTACGAGCACCTCGCACGAGGAAGGCTGTGAGCGGCAGTGGTCAATTAATACCAAGGCGTTTATCGGCGACGAAAACGGCAATCTGAAAGCCCTTCAGCTCGTGAATCTGGAGTGGAAAAATGAGAACGGCCGGATGCAAATGGTTGAGGTGCCTGGCTCAGAGCGCGAAATTCCGTGCGAACTGGCCTTGTTGGCGGCTGGCTTCCTGCACCCGCAACAAGAAGGACTACTGGCCGACCTGGGCGTTGAGCTCGATGAGCGTGGCAATGTGAAAGCCAACAACTACCAGACAAGCATTCCGAATGTGTTTGCCGCGGGCGATATGCGCCGGGGTCAGTCGCTGGTAGTTTGGGCCATCTCGGAAGGCCGCGAAGCCGCCCGTGCCGCCGATACCTTCCTGATGGGCGAAAGCCTGCTGGAAGCCAAAGCGGAGTCGATGCTGGCGGCCGTTTAG
- a CDS encoding UDP-2,3-diacylglucosamine diphosphatase — protein MPPVETIELRPGQKVYFASDFHLGTPTPEKSRERERAIVDWLETARADAAAIFLVGDVFDFWFEYKRSIPKGFARLQGKLAELTDAGLPITLFTGNHDMWMSDYFTSEMGIPVYRQPRVYDIGSKRFYVGHGDGLGPGDHVYKQLKKVFENGLARWLFRWVHPDIGISLALAWSRKSRASGAEKGEEVFLGENREWLYLYCQEVEKLQHHDYYIFGHRHLPLDLSVTPNSRYINIGEWLHARTYGVFDGQTMALREW, from the coding sequence ATGCCCCCCGTTGAAACGATTGAGCTGCGCCCCGGCCAGAAAGTTTACTTTGCCTCCGATTTCCACCTCGGTACACCGACCCCCGAGAAAAGCCGCGAACGCGAACGCGCCATTGTCGATTGGCTCGAAACGGCCCGGGCCGATGCGGCCGCCATTTTTCTGGTGGGCGATGTGTTTGATTTCTGGTTCGAATACAAGCGTAGTATCCCGAAAGGATTTGCCCGTTTGCAGGGCAAGTTGGCCGAGCTGACCGATGCCGGCCTGCCAATCACGCTGTTTACCGGCAACCACGATATGTGGATGTCGGACTACTTCACATCCGAAATGGGTATTCCGGTGTATCGGCAACCCCGCGTGTACGACATCGGTAGCAAACGGTTCTACGTAGGGCATGGCGATGGCCTCGGCCCCGGCGACCATGTGTACAAACAGCTCAAAAAAGTGTTTGAAAACGGCCTGGCCCGTTGGTTGTTTCGGTGGGTTCATCCCGATATTGGTATCTCGCTGGCGTTGGCATGGTCGCGCAAAAGCCGGGCGAGTGGGGCCGAAAAAGGGGAGGAGGTTTTTCTGGGTGAAAACCGCGAATGGCTGTACCTCTATTGCCAGGAGGTTGAAAAGTTGCAGCATCACGACTACTACATTTTTGGGCACCGGCATCTGCCCCTCGACCTCTCCGTTACGCCGAATAGCCGTTACATCAACATCGGCGAGTGGCTCCACGCCCGTACCTACGGCGTTTTTGATGGCCAAACGATGGCGTTGAGGGAGTGGTAA